From Pontibacter actiniarum, a single genomic window includes:
- a CDS encoding DUF4270 family protein: MLLSKTRTLFTNKFNYLLCCLGAALALSSCEDPNELGLELVEDNVSGKFTDTLTVDVSTVLLDSVYTSGTGALLVGQYATPQTGTLNASTYFQLGIGSAATIGTEATYDSIKLVLPLSGYYYGDTTNAVTYEVYELNSDLKLRELPPIYPNERPVSDFYRQSALYNKSKIAVKDEPLTSFTFQPGVAKKDTLQVDLPDALGQAWFDIRKAGGEQLKQTSNFITYFKGLGIKASQSTSVLGFNASSGVMVQLYYSEPAASGGTRVAKTLNFPLNNPTLQFNRITSDFTGSPLEGLKDNNILPASATNGMSVAQAGTGLMIKLELPYLEQLKAQLKPEFINKAVLVIEPLRSATTTYPYPVPTTVGIYRTNQNTGVTYSPLPYDYDTKGSPVVSGFVKDSENATTGHYEFSITEYLISRLKNEQLINEPLYIAPASGFNTAVSRLVVGAQDKNIKNIKLKVYYTTIQ, translated from the coding sequence ATGTTACTTTCCAAGACAAGAACCCTCTTCACGAATAAGTTTAACTACCTGCTTTGCTGCCTTGGTGCAGCACTGGCTCTTTCTTCTTGCGAGGACCCGAACGAACTGGGCCTGGAGCTGGTAGAGGATAACGTTTCCGGCAAGTTTACAGACACACTCACAGTAGATGTGTCTACCGTACTGCTGGACTCTGTCTATACCTCCGGAACAGGTGCTTTGTTGGTAGGGCAGTATGCCACACCTCAGACAGGCACCCTAAACGCTTCTACCTATTTCCAGCTGGGTATCGGTAGCGCAGCGACCATCGGAACGGAAGCCACTTATGATTCTATCAAGCTGGTTCTGCCGTTATCGGGCTACTACTACGGCGACACCACCAATGCGGTCACGTATGAGGTGTACGAGCTGAACTCGGACCTGAAGCTTAGAGAACTGCCGCCTATTTACCCGAATGAGCGCCCTGTCTCTGATTTCTACCGTCAGTCTGCGCTGTACAACAAGAGCAAGATAGCTGTAAAGGATGAGCCGCTGACCAGCTTTACCTTTCAGCCAGGAGTAGCCAAAAAGGATACACTCCAGGTGGACCTGCCGGATGCCCTGGGCCAGGCATGGTTCGATATCCGCAAGGCAGGAGGAGAGCAACTGAAGCAGACAAGCAACTTTATCACGTATTTCAAAGGCTTGGGCATCAAGGCTTCTCAGAGCACCTCTGTGCTTGGCTTCAATGCGTCCTCTGGGGTAATGGTGCAGCTGTACTACTCAGAGCCTGCGGCATCGGGTGGCACAAGAGTGGCTAAAACGCTAAACTTCCCGTTGAACAACCCTACCCTGCAGTTTAACAGGATCACATCTGACTTTACAGGCTCGCCGCTGGAGGGCCTGAAAGACAACAACATCCTTCCCGCCAGTGCTACAAACGGTATGAGCGTGGCGCAGGCAGGCACAGGGCTGATGATTAAGCTGGAGCTGCCGTACCTGGAGCAGCTGAAGGCCCAGCTGAAGCCGGAGTTTATCAACAAGGCCGTGCTGGTAATAGAGCCGCTCAGAAGCGCGACTACTACCTATCCATATCCGGTGCCGACGACTGTCGGCATATACAGAACAAACCAGAATACGGGCGTGACCTACAGCCCGCTGCCTTACGACTATGATACGAAAGGCTCACCTGTTGTTTCCGGCTTTGTTAAGGATAGCGAAAACGCGACAACGGGGCACTATGAGTTCTCTATCACCGAGTACCTGATCAGCAGGCTGAAAAACGAGCAGCTCATAAACGAGCCGCTGTACATTGCACCGGCTTCAGGCTTTAATACCGCTGTAAGTCGCCTGGTTGTGGGGGCGCAGGACAAGAACATCAAGAACATCAAGCTTAAAGTTTACTATACCACAATCCAATAA
- a CDS encoding Kelch repeat-containing protein, which translates to MKNPFKNMRFWAVAAFVLSLCVFSSCDSDNDDEVLLGEWQKSSDFAGVARSSAVSFVIDGKGYVGTGHDGSKRLKDFWVFNPENGDWKRLPDLPGPARSGAVGFSANGKGYIGTGYDGNGYLKDFYEFDPNAGEGNGEWVQIEDFPATARYGAIAMSLANKGYVGAGFDGNYLKDFWQYDPATATWTEQVSLKGAKRLNGFAFTVNGKGYVGGGQNNSVYQTDLLEFDPATGEWSNKKGLEEADRAGEEFPVSRMYGTAFTINNNAYLVGGTAGGTSALADVWKYDPLSDTWTQLNVFKGGLRVGAVGFGIGESGYVGLGNSGSFYADDFWKLNPTLIVEK; encoded by the coding sequence ATGAAAAATCCTTTTAAAAACATGCGCTTTTGGGCGGTAGCAGCTTTTGTGCTGTCCCTGTGCGTGTTCTCCTCCTGCGACTCAGACAATGACGATGAAGTACTGCTGGGCGAGTGGCAAAAAAGCTCTGACTTTGCTGGCGTGGCGCGTAGCAGCGCCGTGTCGTTCGTTATCGATGGCAAGGGCTACGTGGGCACCGGCCACGACGGCTCCAAGCGCCTGAAAGATTTCTGGGTGTTTAACCCGGAGAACGGCGACTGGAAAAGGCTGCCAGACCTGCCTGGCCCGGCCCGAAGCGGTGCCGTAGGGTTCTCTGCGAATGGCAAAGGCTACATCGGCACAGGCTATGACGGCAACGGCTACCTGAAGGACTTCTACGAGTTTGACCCAAATGCAGGAGAAGGCAACGGCGAGTGGGTACAGATTGAAGATTTCCCGGCCACTGCCCGTTATGGGGCCATTGCCATGTCGCTGGCTAACAAAGGCTACGTTGGTGCCGGGTTCGACGGCAACTACCTTAAAGATTTTTGGCAGTACGACCCTGCCACCGCCACCTGGACGGAGCAGGTAAGCCTGAAAGGGGCCAAGCGCCTGAACGGCTTTGCCTTTACGGTGAATGGCAAAGGCTATGTAGGCGGCGGGCAGAACAACAGCGTGTACCAGACCGACCTGCTGGAGTTTGACCCTGCCACCGGCGAGTGGAGCAACAAGAAAGGCCTGGAAGAGGCGGACCGCGCAGGAGAAGAGTTCCCTGTGTCGCGTATGTATGGCACCGCGTTCACCATCAACAACAACGCCTACCTGGTAGGTGGTACCGCAGGGGGAACCTCGGCGCTGGCCGATGTGTGGAAGTATGACCCGCTGAGCGATACCTGGACACAGCTGAACGTTTTTAAAGGCGGTTTAAGAGTAGGGGCCGTTGGCTTTGGGATCGGGGAGTCTGGCTATGTTGGCCTTGGCAACTCCGGCAGCTTCTATGCTGACGATTTCTGGAAGCTGAACCCGACGCTCATAGTCGAAAAATAA
- the uvrB gene encoding excinuclease ABC subunit UvrB, producing the protein MDFKLTSEFQPTGDQPKAIAQLTEGINKGEPSQVLLGATGTGKTFTMANVIKNTGKPTLVLCHNKTLAAQLYGEFKQFFPDNAVEYFISYYDYYQPEAYIASNDVFIEKDMAINEEIEKLRLHTTSALLSGRRDVVVVASVSCIYGIGNPEEFGKNVLYLAPGQRYSRNNLLYTFVQILYSRTEAEFTRGTFRVKGDTVDIFPAYADFAYRLYFFGDELEAIHRIDPESGKKLSDEKAVTLYPANLFVTGKETLNQAIHEIQYDMVAQHEYFLKEDRPTEAKRIKERTEFDLEMIRELGYCSGIENYSRYFDRRAPGSRPFCLLDYFPDDFLMVIDESHVTVPQVRAMWGGDRSRKVALVEYGFRLPAAMDNRPLTFNEFESLMHQVVFVSATPGDYEIQKSEGVIVEQIIRPTGLLDPEIEIRPSTNQVDDLLDEIDERVKEGARVLVTTLTKRMSEELAKYLERLNIKVKYLHSEVKTLDRVEILRELRLGVIDVLIGVNLLREGLDLPEVSLVAILDADKEGFLRDQRSLIQTMGRAARNEKGKVIMYADRMTDSMQRAIDETNRRRATQMAYNEEHGIVPRTILKTSDEIHGQTSVADSKKKEVKMYTGPEEVSIAAEPIIQTMKRDELEKLIKKTEKQMEAAAKDLDFLQAAKYRDELADLRKLLKSKRD; encoded by the coding sequence ATGGATTTTAAGTTAACCTCAGAATTTCAACCTACCGGCGATCAGCCGAAAGCCATAGCCCAACTCACCGAGGGCATCAACAAAGGTGAGCCCTCCCAGGTGTTGCTGGGTGCCACAGGTACGGGTAAAACCTTTACGATGGCGAACGTGATCAAAAACACGGGCAAGCCAACACTGGTGCTGTGCCATAACAAAACGCTGGCCGCGCAGCTGTACGGCGAGTTTAAGCAGTTCTTTCCGGACAATGCGGTGGAGTACTTCATCTCCTACTACGACTACTATCAGCCGGAGGCGTACATTGCCTCCAACGATGTGTTCATCGAGAAAGACATGGCCATTAATGAGGAGATCGAAAAGCTGCGCCTGCACACAACTTCGGCGCTGCTTTCGGGCCGGCGCGATGTTGTGGTGGTGGCGTCGGTGTCCTGCATCTACGGTATCGGTAACCCGGAGGAGTTCGGCAAGAACGTGCTGTACCTGGCGCCGGGGCAGCGCTACAGCCGCAATAACCTGCTGTATACGTTTGTGCAGATCCTCTACAGCCGCACCGAGGCGGAGTTCACACGTGGAACATTCCGGGTAAAGGGCGATACAGTGGATATCTTCCCGGCCTACGCCGACTTTGCCTATCGTTTATACTTCTTTGGGGATGAGCTGGAGGCGATACACCGCATTGACCCCGAGTCTGGCAAGAAGCTGTCGGATGAGAAGGCGGTGACGCTCTACCCGGCCAACCTTTTCGTGACGGGCAAGGAAACGCTGAACCAGGCCATCCACGAGATTCAGTATGATATGGTGGCGCAGCACGAGTACTTCCTGAAGGAGGACAGGCCAACAGAGGCCAAGCGCATAAAAGAGCGGACGGAGTTTGACCTGGAGATGATCCGGGAGTTAGGCTACTGCTCCGGCATAGAGAACTACTCCCGCTATTTCGACCGTCGCGCGCCGGGTTCACGCCCCTTCTGCCTGCTCGACTACTTTCCGGATGACTTCCTGATGGTGATAGACGAGAGCCACGTAACGGTGCCGCAGGTGCGGGCTATGTGGGGCGGCGACCGCTCCCGTAAAGTGGCGCTGGTAGAGTATGGCTTCCGGTTGCCGGCCGCCATGGACAACCGCCCGCTTACCTTTAACGAGTTCGAGAGCCTGATGCACCAGGTCGTGTTTGTGAGCGCTACGCCGGGAGATTATGAGATCCAGAAGTCGGAAGGTGTGATTGTAGAGCAGATCATCCGCCCGACCGGCCTGCTGGACCCCGAGATTGAGATCAGGCCGAGCACCAACCAGGTAGACGACCTGCTGGATGAGATTGACGAGCGCGTGAAAGAGGGGGCCCGCGTGCTGGTGACGACGCTTACCAAGCGCATGTCGGAAGAGCTGGCCAAGTACCTGGAGCGCCTCAACATTAAGGTAAAGTACCTGCACTCGGAGGTGAAAACGCTGGACCGGGTAGAGATTCTGCGGGAGCTGCGCCTGGGGGTGATCGATGTGCTGATCGGGGTAAACCTGCTGCGCGAGGGCCTGGACCTGCCGGAGGTGAGCCTGGTGGCTATACTGGATGCTGACAAGGAGGGCTTCCTGCGCGACCAGCGCTCCCTGATCCAGACCATGGGCCGGGCTGCCCGAAACGAGAAAGGCAAGGTGATTATGTATGCCGACCGTATGACCGACTCCATGCAGCGCGCCATAGACGAAACCAACCGCCGCCGCGCCACGCAGATGGCTTACAACGAGGAGCACGGTATTGTGCCGCGCACTATCCTGAAGACGAGCGATGAGATCCACGGACAGACCTCTGTTGCTGACTCTAAGAAGAAGGAGGTGAAGATGTACACCGGGCCAGAGGAGGTGTCTATTGCAGCCGAGCCGATCATCCAGACGATGAAGCGGGATGAGCTGGAGAAGCTCATCAAGAAAACGGAGAAGCAGATGGAGGCCGCCGCCAAGGATCTAGACTTCCTGCAGGCCGCCAAGTACAGAGACGAACTGGCCGACCTGCGCAAGCTGCTCAAATCTAAGCGCGACTAA
- a CDS encoding DUF6624 domain-containing protein: MKRNFLTALLVASMAVAASAQSVGEANAKYDAKEYKASGQLYDKALAKGKANPADYYNAACSWALAGDKNKAFGYLGKAVNTGWSNLAHLKQDADLNSLHQDKRWAALVQGLEKKVAALEAGYNKPLKAQLERIYETDQAIRLKVEPTQKEFGNDSPEMKALWEEMRQVDEQNKIEVVAILEKHGWPGKSLVGLQANAAAFLVIQHSDKETMEKYLPLLREAAEKGEAAKGQVALMEDRVRMNNGQPQLYGSQLRMNKETGKYELYQIEDEANVNKRREEMGMEPLQDYMKRFGLEYEVPQASAEK, translated from the coding sequence ATGAAGAGAAACTTTTTAACAGCGCTGTTAGTGGCCAGTATGGCTGTGGCTGCTTCGGCACAGAGTGTAGGCGAGGCAAATGCCAAGTATGATGCGAAGGAATACAAAGCCTCCGGGCAGTTGTACGACAAAGCTTTGGCGAAAGGCAAGGCCAACCCTGCAGACTACTACAACGCCGCCTGCTCCTGGGCTTTGGCAGGAGACAAGAACAAAGCGTTTGGCTACCTGGGTAAAGCTGTAAACACAGGCTGGAGCAACCTGGCACACCTAAAGCAGGACGCCGACCTGAACAGCCTGCACCAGGATAAGCGCTGGGCCGCACTGGTGCAGGGCCTGGAGAAAAAAGTAGCCGCTCTGGAGGCAGGTTACAACAAACCTCTGAAAGCGCAGCTGGAGAGGATTTACGAGACAGACCAGGCCATCCGGCTAAAGGTGGAGCCAACGCAGAAGGAGTTTGGCAACGACTCGCCCGAAATGAAGGCGCTTTGGGAGGAAATGCGGCAGGTGGATGAGCAAAACAAGATCGAGGTGGTGGCCATTTTAGAGAAGCATGGCTGGCCGGGCAAAAGCCTGGTAGGGTTACAGGCCAATGCAGCGGCGTTTCTGGTTATCCAGCACTCAGATAAAGAGACAATGGAGAAGTACCTGCCCCTGCTGCGCGAAGCAGCGGAAAAAGGCGAGGCAGCCAAGGGCCAGGTGGCACTGATGGAGGACAGGGTGCGCATGAACAACGGCCAGCCGCAGCTCTACGGAAGCCAGCTCCGAATGAACAAAGAGACGGGAAAGTATGAGCTCTACCAGATAGAAGACGAGGCCAATGTAAACAAGCGCCGGGAGGAAATGGGCATGGAGCCGCTACAGGACTACATGAAACGGTTCGGCCTGGAGTATGAAGTGCCGCAGGCAAGCGCCGAAAAGTAA